The Megalobrama amblycephala isolate DHTTF-2021 linkage group LG1, ASM1881202v1, whole genome shotgun sequence genome segment tttatctttccataagatagcgtaactcttccatagccacacccaacttaatcacttgtattctatgtatcttatgcactttattcctttatcattcatggtactcatttagtagttgtgttagttattcttgtttatcttttgttaatacaatttattttattacacttgtgtcttccttgtgctgataatacagaaaaggctctacaagttagcaatttcaccaatctttcagataaatcagctgaccactttacattagttctaaatgaatgaaagcccctgttgggagtgttctcatactgccaatggtaaaagaccttgactggtgccctgaactagggaaacggggggaagtggtcatctgatgtactcataatcACACCTTAAGTGACGAGTGATCCTAAAATCACAACGTAAGCGGTGacgtgagtaccaatccctacTTTACTTCGCGTCCTtggatggacaaagtaaaaatcactacacatGCTCGGTTGTTCTGCTGCTCATTCAGAAAAACCAAGTCACTTCTACGTTTTCGATCTGGCAACACTgctttatgctttgatgctataatagaaagttattctcgtggccagagaataacattCTTTTTATAATAGTCTGTGAGAAAACTAATGGTTTGCTGAGCAAACTAGGACAGTATTTCTAAAACAACTATTAAACTACAACTAATCATATGTGCAATTTATTATAAtccgttgtaattaattcacaatatatgtgcataattcCCTCTTGGGTCGACAtatatcataattaatcataacactttatgatttattaaatatatatttcacccaTGATTTGAGCTAAATTGATTACATACCTGTAAAGTGAATTTGTTACAGGGTTGCTTCAACCCATGGATATGCAAAACAACCCACTGCAACTGTGTAAAGTAGCCCAATTATGTGGGAAAACCACAGACTTGGCTACACTGGTGATGAGGCTAAAACCAACACATCCAGTGCAAGTTGAATTTATCCGCTGTATTGACAAAACCTTTATGAAGGTTACTTGTGGCTTTTTGTGTGCTTGAccttaactgagacttgagaggCTGTTGTGttaaccttgatttattgcagtgttgaggtgttcagtttttattttatttttgaaaataaacatttctcatcaatcaaatcaattgtttttttcactggcatgtctttcaggtgttgaggactagtgcatctttgaGCCTGAATGAGCCTGAATTCAGCATGAATGAgcaaaatacttaagtacaattaaaatcagatactccaagacttttactcaagttgtaTTAGAATTAGTCACTTTTAACTTGTCATTTTTGCTGtcaggtatctgtacttttattcaagaatggttttcaggtactctttacacctctgctcttTCCACAGCGACGACTTTTAAATCAGTTCTCTTTCgagtgaatcctcatgtggcCCTTAAGGTCACCTTTaaatctgaaactctttccacactggcCACAtatgaatggcttctctccagtgtgaatattcatgtgGGAATAAAGGGTCAATTtatgtctgaaactctttccacactgaccacatgtaaaaggcttctctccagtgtgaatataAATGTGTTCCCTGAGGCTTGGTTCCCGTGTGAAGCCCTTACCGCACAGagtgcaggtgtaaggcttttctccagtgtgagttctcatgtggactttaaggtttccattctcactgaaactctgtccacactgttggcaggtgaaaggcttttctccagagtgagttctcatgtggaccttaaggcttcctttatttgtgaaactctttccacattgcaggcaggtgaaaggtttctctccagtgtgaattctcatgtggtctttaaggtttttttttacagtaaaactctgtccacattgaTGGCAGGCAAATgggctctctccagtgtgaattctcatgtggactacaaggtttcctttttgaatgaaactctgtccacactgttggcagatgtaaggcttttctccagtgtgaattctcatgtggtctttaaggtttccttttacagtgaaactctgtccacactgttggcagatgtaaggcttttctccagtgtgaattctcatgtggtatTTAAGGCTccctttttgactgaaactcttcccacattgctGGCAGGTatatggcttttctccagtatgaattctcatgtggtcttTAAGATTTCCTTTAtgtgtaaaactctttccacactgttggcaggtgtaaaaAGCCTTCTCTCGattgtgaattctcatgtggatatTAAGTTTTCCTTTTccactgaaactctgtccacattgttggcaggtgtaaggcttttctccagtatgaattctcatgtggactttaaggttttttttaagtgtgaaactttttccacactgttggcaagtGAAGGGGCTCTCTCTAGTGTGAACTCTCAAGTGGACTTGTAGGTTTCTATGTTGatcaaaactctttccacactgctgGCAGGTGGAATAACTTTTAGTTCctttcttttgagctctttttcgTGAGGAAGAC includes the following:
- the LOC125244455 gene encoding gastrula zinc finger protein XlCGF57.1-like, with the protein product MALIKEETEDMKIEFIKEETEDIKIVESFRVKHEDTEEQTDLMALKEASHELNEREEEKEHYDKHHNFMTGERSTQAKMSSSRKRAQKKGTKSYSTCQQCGKSFDQHRNLQVHLRVHTRESPFTCQQCGKSFTLKKNLKVHMRIHTGEKPYTCQQCGQSFSGKGKLNIHMRIHNREKAFYTCQQCGKSFTHKGNLKDHMRIHTGEKPYTCQQCGKSFSQKGSLKYHMRIHTGEKPYICQQCGQSFTVKGNLKDHMRIHTGEKPYICQQCGQSFIQKGNLVVHMRIHTGESPFACHQCGQSFTVKKNLKDHMRIHTGEKPFTCLQCGKSFTNKGSLKVHMRTHSGEKPFTCQQCGQSFSENGNLKVHMRTHTGEKPYTCTLCGKGFTREPSLREHIYIHTGEKPFTCGQCGKSFRHKLTLYSHMNIHTGEKPFICGQCGKSFRFKGDLKGHMRIHSKEN